The Vibrio tasmaniensis genome includes a region encoding these proteins:
- a CDS encoding ABC transporter permease subunit: MERRQQFFHSPLPYLFLAPQILIIAVFFIYPAAKAVYLSFMLEDPWGTSSIFVWFENYQMLFESSEYLNSIGFTLMFATVVSFLSLALALLLAVKADNIIHGQGAYKVTLTWVYAVAPAIAGVIGAFLFNPHIGVFTEIFAVVGWDFSFQTDPVDATFALILVSVWKQVSVNFIYFLAGLQSISYAVKEAAMLDCISDSKRFWTITFPLLAPTGFFLLVINLTYSFFETFGVIDTMTNGGPGGGTTSLVYKVYRDGFVGADLGGSSAQSVVLLLLVLTLTFIQFRVVEKRVHY; this comes from the coding sequence GTGGAACGACGTCAACAATTCTTTCACTCTCCGCTGCCTTACCTATTTTTGGCACCTCAGATACTCATCATTGCGGTTTTCTTTATCTACCCAGCGGCAAAGGCGGTTTACCTTTCATTTATGCTGGAAGACCCTTGGGGAACCTCATCGATATTCGTATGGTTTGAGAACTACCAAATGCTATTTGAATCGAGTGAGTATCTGAACTCGATTGGATTTACCTTGATGTTCGCGACTGTAGTCTCTTTCCTTTCGCTTGCCTTAGCTCTGCTGCTCGCGGTGAAAGCTGACAACATCATTCATGGTCAAGGGGCTTACAAAGTTACCCTCACTTGGGTTTACGCGGTTGCCCCTGCAATTGCAGGCGTTATCGGTGCTTTCTTGTTTAATCCACATATTGGCGTGTTCACAGAAATCTTTGCTGTTGTGGGTTGGGATTTTAGCTTCCAAACCGATCCCGTGGATGCCACGTTTGCTCTGATTTTAGTGTCGGTTTGGAAACAGGTTTCGGTGAATTTCATCTACTTTCTAGCAGGACTTCAATCGATCTCTTACGCGGTAAAAGAAGCAGCGATGCTGGATTGTATCAGTGACTCGAAACGTTTCTGGACCATCACTTTCCCACTACTGGCCCCTACTGGCTTCTTTCTGTTGGTCATCAACCTCACCTACTCATTCTTTGAAACCTTTGGCGTGATCGACACCATGACTAATGGCGGACCGGGTGGCGGCACAACGTCGTTAGTCTACAAGGTGTATCGAGATGGTTTTGTTGGCGCAGATTTAGGCGGCAGCTCTGCACAGTCTGTTGTGTTGTTACTGCTGGTACTCACCCTGACATTTATCCAGTTTCGCGTTGTAGAAAAGCGTGTTCATTACTAG
- a CDS encoding extracellular solute-binding protein gives MNKLILAGVLSATVAMPAFATTQVTWWHAMGGQLGETVNKIATDFNASQDDYEITPIYKGSYTETLTAGIAAYRAGEAPNILQVFDAGAATIMNAKGVAKPVQDILVESGYNFNSNDYLAGVRNFYADSQGKMVGMPFNSSTPVLYYNKDLLSEVGAEAPKTYEELEVVAKKLKAEGHIAFSQSLTPWIMFENFKSRHNLPVSDQNNGYDGLSTKIMFNTKDMMMHVSKMKEWSDLGYYKYYGSDWDANQTPFERQEVAMWMGSSGSFGGLRNRVPFELGTTYLPYWKSVNPDAGLTFIGGAALFALNGHDQQQDKGVAAFFDYLTKPETQVYWHKTTGYVPVTTAAYDLAKESGYYKEQPDAEVGVKQLSLKSGEWTKGYRLGYYPQIREVMHREFDNIFADRSSVENSLDKVEDESSKLLKRFARTMN, from the coding sequence ATGAATAAGCTAATTTTGGCAGGCGTTCTTTCTGCAACAGTAGCAATGCCGGCGTTCGCAACGACTCAAGTCACATGGTGGCACGCAATGGGCGGCCAACTTGGAGAAACAGTAAACAAAATTGCGACCGACTTTAATGCGTCACAAGATGATTACGAGATCACACCAATCTACAAAGGTTCATACACAGAGACCTTAACAGCAGGTATCGCGGCATACCGAGCAGGTGAAGCTCCCAATATTCTACAAGTCTTCGATGCCGGTGCTGCAACCATCATGAATGCTAAAGGTGTCGCAAAACCGGTACAGGATATTCTGGTTGAATCGGGCTACAACTTTAATTCAAACGACTACCTAGCTGGCGTTCGTAACTTCTATGCCGACAGCCAAGGCAAGATGGTTGGTATGCCTTTCAACAGTTCGACACCGGTTCTTTACTACAACAAAGACCTTCTCTCAGAAGTGGGGGCCGAAGCGCCTAAAACTTATGAAGAACTCGAAGTGGTTGCTAAGAAACTGAAGGCCGAAGGACACATCGCGTTTTCTCAATCTCTAACGCCATGGATCATGTTCGAGAACTTCAAGTCTCGCCATAACCTACCAGTCTCTGACCAGAACAACGGCTACGACGGCCTATCCACTAAAATCATGTTCAACACCAAAGATATGATGATGCACGTTAGCAAGATGAAAGAGTGGTCAGATCTAGGTTACTACAAGTATTACGGCAGCGACTGGGATGCAAACCAAACGCCTTTCGAACGCCAAGAAGTGGCAATGTGGATGGGTTCTTCAGGTTCATTCGGTGGCTTACGTAACCGCGTACCTTTCGAGTTAGGCACCACATACCTTCCATACTGGAAATCGGTTAACCCAGATGCTGGCTTAACCTTCATTGGTGGTGCCGCTCTGTTTGCATTGAATGGCCATGACCAACAACAAGACAAGGGTGTTGCCGCGTTCTTTGATTACCTTACAAAGCCTGAAACTCAGGTTTACTGGCACAAAACGACAGGCTACGTACCAGTAACAACAGCCGCTTATGATTTAGCGAAAGAATCAGGCTACTACAAAGAACAACCGGATGCGGAAGTTGGCGTTAAGCAACTAAGCCTGAAATCGGGCGAGTGGACTAAAGGCTACCGCCTAGGTTATTACCCGCAAATCCGTGAAGTGATGCACCGTGAGTTCGATAACATCTTCGCTGACCGCTCTAGCGTCGAGAACAGCCTAGACAAGGTCGAAGATGAGAGCAGCAAACTGCTGAAACGCTTCGCTCGTACGATGAACTAA
- a CDS encoding 2OG-Fe(II) oxygenase, whose product MNQLIDALSTQGYFVWDDFLTHEEVVALRDCIPENWKKARIGRNDDVAREATIRSDKIQWVRRDMGQPASLFLDKMEQIRLEANRAFFLGLFEYEAHFAKYEKGDFYQKHLDCFKGNENRRLTTVFYMNDEWSEQDAGELVVYDLKDNHIATIPPKSGRLFVFLSEQFPHEVLPTNTERFSIAGWFRINGVKDNQLDIAH is encoded by the coding sequence ATGAACCAACTTATCGATGCTCTTTCTACCCAAGGTTACTTTGTTTGGGATGACTTCTTAACTCACGAAGAAGTAGTGGCATTGAGGGATTGCATTCCAGAGAACTGGAAAAAGGCTAGGATCGGCCGTAACGATGATGTAGCACGAGAAGCAACGATTCGTAGTGACAAAATTCAGTGGGTACGCCGTGATATGGGTCAACCAGCATCTCTGTTTCTAGACAAAATGGAGCAAATTCGTTTAGAAGCAAACAGAGCGTTCTTTTTGGGTCTGTTCGAGTACGAAGCGCACTTTGCGAAATACGAAAAAGGCGACTTCTACCAGAAGCACCTAGACTGCTTCAAAGGCAATGAAAACCGCCGCCTGACCACAGTGTTCTACATGAATGACGAATGGTCTGAGCAAGACGCAGGAGAGCTCGTGGTTTACGATCTAAAAGATAATCACATCGCGACCATTCCACCAAAGTCAGGCCGCTTATTTGTGTTCTTATCTGAACAGTTCCCACACGAGGTACTGCCGACAAACACAGAGCGGTTCAGTATCGCGGGTTGGTTCCGTATTAACGGTGTGAAAGACAACCAATTGGACATCGCGCATTAA
- a CDS encoding L-dopachrome tautomerase-related protein yields the protein MKKSIIYTVLASAILSTYAHAEANITPKQATVVATMTERPGNPSVTPDGRLLLSVHPLDHPTTKVIELSVAGNQTPYPTMKYAQGENSQFKAVIAIRTDDNGVAWILDLATHTITGWDTRNEALVKTINIPASVLKPTSFLQDFALDQKRQRIIIADMTQNDLKSEAIPAFVTVDLKTGEAVRVAENHPSMKADSKTGFALNPITIDPSYEWVYFGAVNGRTIYRVKASEFDNDGKTVADNIKRYADKPYSDGITVDSAQNVYVTDIENNAIGVSTPKGYRIIATLSENQTWPDGMSFGPDGYVYVTVNQLNRTAALNNGKDTGIRPFEVVKIKALATGKTGR from the coding sequence ATGAAAAAATCAATAATCTACACCGTACTAGCGAGCGCAATTTTGTCTACTTATGCACATGCAGAGGCAAATATCACTCCAAAACAAGCTACCGTGGTCGCGACCATGACTGAACGCCCAGGTAACCCTTCGGTTACACCAGATGGGCGTTTATTGTTAAGCGTTCATCCGCTCGATCATCCAACGACTAAAGTCATCGAGTTAAGCGTGGCTGGAAATCAAACGCCATACCCGACGATGAAATATGCACAAGGTGAAAACTCTCAATTTAAGGCTGTCATTGCCATTCGTACCGATGATAACGGAGTCGCGTGGATTCTCGATCTGGCAACTCATACCATAACGGGCTGGGATACTCGCAATGAAGCATTAGTAAAAACGATAAATATACCCGCCTCTGTTCTAAAACCGACAAGCTTTCTACAAGACTTTGCTCTAGACCAAAAAAGACAACGTATTATCATTGCTGATATGACCCAGAACGATCTAAAAAGTGAAGCCATTCCAGCCTTTGTAACGGTTGACCTAAAGACGGGAGAAGCGGTTCGAGTGGCAGAAAACCACCCATCTATGAAGGCCGACAGTAAAACTGGTTTTGCGTTAAACCCAATCACGATCGATCCATCTTACGAATGGGTCTATTTCGGAGCTGTCAACGGACGCACTATTTATCGAGTGAAAGCGAGTGAGTTCGATAACGATGGAAAGACTGTCGCAGACAATATTAAAAGATACGCAGACAAGCCTTATTCAGATGGTATTACTGTAGACAGTGCTCAGAACGTTTATGTTACGGATATTGAGAACAATGCAATTGGTGTGTCCACACCAAAAGGGTACCGAATTATTGCGACGCTGTCAGAGAACCAAACTTGGCCTGATGGCATGTCATTTGGTCCTGATGGCTATGTTTATGTAACTGTCAATCAGCTGAACCGAACCGCAGCTTTAAATAACGGCAAAGATACTGGCATCAGACCATTCGAAGTCGTAAAAATCAAAGCACTGGCGACAGGAAAGACCGGCCGATAA
- a CDS encoding MBL fold metallo-hydrolase, whose amino-acid sequence MQLHTIKGYIQDMYLVEYPDRLLLLDGACRADIPHLKDFIETELMRDFADLHTVVVTHMHPDHAGAAHKLRKLTNCNLVAANRDKDWYHGIDGIFMHLTDLALARWMANRLGKPKANLWYSRKLKPDYKLSDGESIPGFDDWLVLETPGHTDRDLSVYCPSHSVAYVADLMVEVKKKLIPPFPIFHPNKYRESVSRIYDMQLDTLLVAHGGQVNLSEQAFEHLLMSAPRRPVTHWRVTKIKLKGLVKSVWRFGFKDKKNRHK is encoded by the coding sequence TTGCAGCTGCATACCATTAAAGGCTATATCCAAGACATGTATCTCGTAGAGTACCCTGACAGGTTGCTCTTGCTTGATGGTGCGTGTCGAGCCGACATCCCGCATTTGAAGGATTTCATCGAAACTGAGCTTATGCGTGATTTTGCTGATTTGCATACGGTTGTGGTTACGCACATGCATCCAGACCACGCAGGAGCAGCGCACAAGCTCAGAAAGCTAACGAACTGTAACTTGGTGGCAGCAAATCGAGATAAGGATTGGTATCACGGCATTGATGGCATTTTTATGCACTTGACTGATCTGGCATTGGCACGATGGATGGCGAATCGCTTGGGTAAGCCTAAAGCAAACCTATGGTATTCGAGGAAGTTAAAGCCGGATTACAAGCTGTCGGATGGTGAGAGCATTCCGGGTTTTGATGATTGGTTGGTTCTGGAAACGCCAGGCCATACCGACAGAGATCTTTCTGTCTATTGCCCATCTCACAGCGTTGCTTATGTGGCAGATCTAATGGTGGAAGTGAAAAAGAAGCTGATTCCGCCTTTCCCAATTTTTCATCCCAATAAGTATCGAGAGTCGGTCTCGCGTATCTATGACATGCAGCTCGACACCTTGCTGGTGGCGCATGGGGGACAAGTGAATTTGAGTGAGCAAGCGTTTGAACATCTTCTTATGAGTGCGCCAAGAAGGCCCGTGACACATTGGCGAGTGACTAAAATCAAACTCAAAGGTTTGGTTAAATCTGTTTGGCGGTTTGGATTTAAAGACAAAAAAAATCGCCATAAATAA
- a CDS encoding ATP-dependent zinc protease family protein yields MNNKMIIGNTEALCLPELGITGLHTRVDTGAQTSSLHVDNLLCVKTDGENFVEFDLHPDVYHLEETVRCKAKLKTSKRIKSSNGEVEHRCVIETMLKIGGQEWPIDITLSNRQDMTYMMLLGRQGMSDKVIVDPAGEFLISH; encoded by the coding sequence ATGAACAATAAAATGATCATAGGGAATACAGAAGCACTTTGCTTACCAGAGTTAGGGATAACTGGACTACATACGCGTGTTGATACAGGGGCTCAAACCTCTTCTCTACACGTTGACAATCTACTATGTGTAAAAACAGACGGTGAAAACTTCGTTGAGTTCGATCTTCACCCAGACGTTTACCACCTAGAAGAGACAGTGCGCTGCAAGGCGAAGCTGAAAACGAGTAAAAGAATCAAATCATCGAACGGCGAAGTTGAACACCGTTGTGTGATTGAAACCATGCTAAAAATTGGTGGTCAGGAATGGCCTATCGATATCACACTAAGCAATCGTCAGGATATGACTTATATGATGCTGCTTGGTCGTCAAGGCATGAGTGACAAAGTGATTGTTGACCCAGCGGGCGAATTTCTAATTTCTCACTAA
- the rimK gene encoding 30S ribosomal protein S6--L-glutamate ligase, producing the protein MRIAILSRNENLYSTSRLKAAGEARGHQVDVIDTLHCDIDIASNNPKIRYMGEELPQYDAVIPRIGASITFYGTAVVRQFEMMGTFCINESVAISRSRDKLRSLQLLSRKGIGLPKTGFASRPDKIQDLIKNVGGAPLVIKLLEGTQGIGVVLAETNKAAESVIEAFMGLKANILVQEFIEEANGADIRCFVVGNKVIAAMKRQAGEGEFRSNLHRGGTAQLVKLSKEERATAINAAKIMGLNLCGVDILQSKNGPVVMEVNSSPGLEGIEKSTGKDVADMIFEFIEKNAKPNANRTRGKG; encoded by the coding sequence ATGCGTATCGCAATTCTTTCTCGCAACGAAAACCTATACTCTACTTCTCGCTTAAAAGCGGCTGGAGAAGCTCGTGGTCACCAGGTCGATGTTATCGACACGCTGCACTGTGATATAGATATCGCGAGTAACAATCCGAAGATTCGCTACATGGGTGAAGAGCTACCTCAATACGATGCTGTTATTCCACGTATTGGCGCTTCCATTACCTTTTACGGCACTGCGGTTGTTCGCCAATTCGAAATGATGGGCACTTTTTGTATCAATGAGTCAGTAGCTATCAGTCGTTCTCGCGACAAACTGCGCTCACTACAACTGTTGTCTCGTAAAGGTATTGGCTTACCAAAAACAGGTTTCGCTAGCCGCCCAGACAAGATTCAAGACTTGATCAAAAACGTAGGTGGCGCGCCACTGGTAATCAAGCTACTTGAAGGTACTCAAGGTATCGGTGTAGTTCTAGCAGAAACAAACAAAGCAGCTGAAAGCGTTATCGAAGCATTCATGGGCCTAAAAGCGAACATCTTGGTTCAAGAGTTCATTGAAGAAGCTAATGGCGCAGACATCCGTTGTTTTGTTGTGGGTAACAAGGTTATTGCAGCAATGAAACGCCAAGCTGGTGAGGGTGAATTCCGCTCTAACCTGCACCGTGGCGGTACCGCTCAACTGGTTAAACTATCTAAAGAAGAGCGCGCTACAGCGATCAATGCAGCTAAAATCATGGGTTTAAACCTATGTGGTGTCGATATTCTACAATCTAAGAATGGCCCTGTTGTAATGGAAGTGAACTCTTCTCCAGGCCTAGAAGGTATCGAGAAATCAACAGGCAAAGATGTGGCAGACATGATTTTCGAGTTCATTGAAAAAAATGCAAAACCAAACGCTAACCGTACTCGTGGTAAAGGCTGA
- a CDS encoding SgrR family transcriptional regulator encodes MSDLNMMRYYTRLDSFEPNLSHSVTLTEVADKLFTSLRHARTLLGKMHQAKWVVWEPKVGRNQRSNLTLRLSNQELTQHVASKLIEQGKYEKALSILDNDRAVFGSLLQETSGATMREGLLHVQLTYKRKFEDLFPHHIHRSSERFLIRQVFSCLVTCNGKGKLKPEMAHHWEYDAEKLVWTFYLRPGLTFHDGHPVDAKQLVSLFTALQLLPFYQTELAHVASVYSEQPLRISFQLTKADTGFAGLLAGVKYSIQPAAQVTGEPSPLNSVSHAVIGTGPFKVVETNNERIKLAAFEHYYGCRSLTDEVTIWQFEEQMTGSARFDDSQMQVSSYEDSSCFHQLGKSDTELVSADTDGLRSRVEDGCLFILFNQNSAATPLNNEQRKYLSELTNPQAILSQLEHNKGLFSVSLAQNILPNWQKLYRTPSKEAQLPKKMSIAVYDYYALYRCAICVSDILKRYGVEVEVNTYSFRELAQLSQSGDLKEDLVLCNLNLDDNAPSSLFSWMMNDPVLHSALGEMNSDWLKQRLDSHKASVELPNYLIELEPIASTLISDYWLVPMFHHLQTVRFQGILKNVAITNWGWPDFKNVWSAD; translated from the coding sequence TTGTCTGATCTAAACATGATGCGTTACTACACAAGGCTAGATTCGTTCGAGCCTAACCTCTCACATTCAGTGACCTTAACCGAGGTTGCAGATAAGCTGTTCACCAGTTTGCGCCATGCACGAACTTTGTTAGGGAAAATGCATCAGGCTAAGTGGGTGGTGTGGGAACCAAAAGTCGGCAGGAATCAACGTTCTAATTTGACTTTACGTCTTAGCAATCAAGAATTGACTCAACATGTTGCCAGTAAACTGATAGAGCAGGGCAAATACGAAAAAGCACTCTCAATTCTAGACAACGACCGCGCTGTATTTGGCTCTCTCCTCCAAGAAACCTCTGGCGCGACGATGCGTGAAGGGCTGCTGCACGTCCAATTAACCTATAAACGTAAGTTTGAAGATCTCTTCCCGCATCATATTCACCGCAGTAGCGAACGATTTTTGATCAGGCAAGTCTTCAGTTGCCTCGTCACTTGTAATGGCAAAGGCAAGTTGAAGCCTGAAATGGCACACCATTGGGAATATGATGCTGAAAAATTGGTTTGGACTTTCTATTTACGCCCAGGTCTAACCTTTCACGATGGCCACCCCGTCGACGCCAAGCAGCTAGTTTCGTTGTTTACTGCCTTACAATTACTACCTTTCTATCAGACAGAGCTAGCCCATGTCGCTTCGGTTTACAGTGAACAACCATTGAGGATCAGCTTCCAACTCACCAAAGCTGACACGGGTTTTGCTGGTTTACTTGCTGGCGTTAAGTACTCGATTCAACCCGCGGCACAAGTCACTGGTGAACCGTCCCCATTAAACTCGGTGTCACATGCTGTTATTGGAACCGGCCCATTTAAAGTGGTTGAGACCAATAATGAACGAATCAAGCTCGCCGCATTTGAGCACTATTATGGTTGTCGCTCGTTAACTGATGAGGTGACCATCTGGCAGTTTGAGGAACAAATGACGGGCAGTGCTCGGTTTGATGACAGCCAAATGCAAGTCTCGTCTTATGAAGATTCTTCTTGTTTCCATCAGTTAGGGAAAAGCGATACGGAACTTGTTTCTGCAGACACAGACGGCCTTCGTAGCCGAGTCGAGGATGGGTGCTTATTTATCCTGTTCAATCAAAACTCTGCGGCAACTCCGCTTAATAATGAGCAGCGAAAATACCTTTCAGAACTGACCAACCCACAAGCGATTTTATCTCAGTTGGAACATAATAAGGGGTTGTTCAGTGTCTCTCTAGCTCAAAACATACTGCCAAACTGGCAGAAGTTGTATCGAACGCCTTCGAAAGAAGCACAACTGCCGAAAAAGATGAGCATTGCGGTTTACGACTATTATGCGTTGTACCGATGTGCCATCTGCGTTTCAGACATATTGAAACGATATGGTGTGGAAGTTGAGGTGAACACCTACAGCTTTCGCGAACTGGCGCAGCTCTCTCAGAGTGGCGATTTAAAAGAAGACTTGGTGTTGTGCAACCTGAATCTCGATGACAATGCCCCGTCTTCGCTGTTTTCGTGGATGATGAATGATCCTGTTTTGCATTCGGCTTTGGGAGAGATGAACAGTGATTGGCTCAAACAGCGATTAGATAGTCATAAAGCCTCTGTAGAACTGCCTAATTACTTGATTGAGCTAGAACCTATCGCATCTACTTTGATTTCTGATTATTGGCTAGTACCTATGTTCCATCACCTACAGACCGTGCGTTTCCAAGGGATTCTGAAAAACGTCGCCATCACCAACTGGGGATGGCCAGATTTCAAGAATGTATGGTCTGCTGATTAG
- a CDS encoding hydratase has product MTNVFEQAAEELLSRRVAGTKASRLDEQYRPNSLEDALKIQSSMIDLKSDKVGGWKCLLPLAEEKFIVAPIFSASVQQGEVCELFADNDVVRVEPEIAFTLAKSLPASQEGYSEEQINDAIGSCHMALELMQSRFADDSGAEFYEKLADGLVNQGLFIGPEIDREKAFTSAEISIEVTQGEQVQAFDGKHPNTLPPSPIYWLINTMTRRGVDFQAGEAIITGSYCGIVEMGFDKPTTFHYEGIGEYQVTFQQKN; this is encoded by the coding sequence ATGACAAATGTATTTGAGCAAGCAGCTGAAGAACTGCTGAGTCGCCGCGTCGCGGGAACCAAAGCATCAAGATTGGACGAACAGTACCGTCCGAATAGCTTGGAAGATGCCCTGAAGATCCAATCATCAATGATCGATCTTAAGAGCGATAAAGTCGGTGGTTGGAAGTGTTTGCTTCCTTTAGCTGAAGAGAAGTTCATTGTTGCGCCTATCTTCTCGGCCAGCGTTCAACAAGGCGAGGTTTGCGAACTGTTTGCTGACAACGACGTAGTACGTGTTGAGCCTGAAATTGCGTTTACGCTTGCTAAGAGCCTGCCTGCAAGTCAAGAAGGTTACAGCGAAGAGCAAATCAACGATGCGATCGGTTCTTGCCACATGGCACTTGAGCTGATGCAGTCTCGTTTTGCTGATGACAGCGGTGCTGAGTTCTATGAAAAACTGGCCGATGGTCTAGTAAACCAAGGTTTGTTCATTGGTCCAGAGATTGATCGCGAAAAAGCGTTCACTTCTGCTGAGATCAGTATTGAAGTAACTCAAGGCGAGCAAGTTCAAGCATTCGACGGTAAGCATCCGAATACACTGCCACCAAGCCCAATTTACTGGCTGATTAACACCATGACTCGTCGTGGTGTGGATTTCCAAGCGGGTGAAGCAATTATCACAGGCTCTTACTGCGGTATCGTGGAGATGGGCTTCGATAAGCCAACGACCTTCCACTACGAAGGTATTGGTGAATACCAAGTGACGTTCCAACAAAAAAACTAA
- a CDS encoding Na+/H+ antiporter NhaC family protein — protein MSNSKNSNAVIAPSAVALIPLIVFLALFIGVGTYLSLQGVDFAFYQLPAPIAALPAVMLALLLSKDKLNRAIEQFLGGVGHKDIIAMCMIYLLAGAFAAVAKASGGVDATVNLGLSAIPTSMILPGIFLISAFIATAMGTSMGTIAAVAPVALGIADSAGMSIPLTAGVVLSGAMFGDNLSIISDTTIAATRSQGCEMRDKFKENIRIALPAALIAIVIFAFNSTATQVPETGPIEWLKVLPYITILILAVSGMNVFVVLTIGILLAGGVSLGSVENYGLTDYAQDIYAGFGNMQEIFLLSMLIGGLSELMRRQGGLAFLTNLVSGVIRAFGSSHSKRANGRASELGIAGLVSMVNLCTANNTVAIIVSGSVARQLAEENNVSPRRSASLLDIFSCVIQGVLPYGAQVLLLGSVFNLSPLDIVANSYYCFALAIVAVVAVFIKHPAR, from the coding sequence ATGTCCAATTCAAAAAATTCTAATGCTGTAATTGCCCCTTCGGCAGTGGCGCTTATCCCTCTGATTGTTTTCCTAGCGCTATTTATTGGCGTAGGTACGTACTTGTCACTGCAAGGCGTCGATTTTGCTTTCTATCAGCTTCCAGCTCCGATTGCAGCTTTGCCTGCTGTGATGCTAGCGTTGTTGCTAAGCAAAGATAAATTGAACCGTGCTATCGAACAATTCTTGGGTGGAGTCGGTCACAAAGACATTATCGCAATGTGTATGATCTACCTATTAGCGGGTGCTTTTGCCGCTGTAGCTAAAGCCTCTGGTGGTGTCGACGCGACCGTAAACCTTGGCCTATCTGCGATTCCGACAAGCATGATTCTGCCGGGTATCTTCCTTATTTCTGCTTTCATCGCGACAGCAATGGGTACGTCGATGGGTACGATCGCCGCGGTAGCACCTGTTGCATTGGGCATTGCAGATTCAGCAGGTATGAGCATTCCACTGACAGCAGGTGTTGTTTTGAGTGGTGCGATGTTTGGTGACAACCTGTCTATTATCTCTGATACCACGATTGCCGCGACACGTTCGCAAGGCTGTGAGATGAGAGATAAATTTAAAGAGAACATCCGCATAGCACTTCCAGCTGCTCTTATCGCGATTGTTATCTTTGCTTTCAATAGCACGGCAACTCAGGTTCCTGAAACAGGCCCAATCGAGTGGCTGAAAGTTCTGCCTTACATCACTATCTTGATTCTTGCGGTATCGGGCATGAATGTGTTCGTTGTGCTGACAATTGGTATCTTGCTAGCGGGTGGTGTGAGCCTAGGTTCTGTTGAGAACTACGGTTTGACCGATTACGCTCAAGATATCTATGCTGGCTTTGGCAACATGCAAGAAATCTTCTTGTTGTCGATGCTAATTGGCGGTTTGAGTGAGCTCATGCGTCGTCAAGGTGGATTGGCGTTCCTGACTAACTTAGTAAGTGGTGTGATTCGTGCGTTTGGCTCTTCACACTCTAAGCGAGCGAATGGCCGTGCGAGTGAGCTAGGTATTGCTGGCTTGGTGTCTATGGTGAACCTATGTACTGCAAACAACACGGTAGCGATTATTGTGTCCGGTAGTGTGGCTCGCCAATTGGCGGAAGAGAACAATGTGTCTCCACGTCGCTCTGCAAGCTTGTTGGATATTTTCTCTTGTGTGATTCAAGGCGTGTTGCCTTACGGTGCTCAGGTATTGCTATTAGGTTCGGTATTTAACCTATCGCCTTTGGATATCGTGGCTAACTCTTACTACTGTTTTGCTCTTGCAATCGTGGCTGTGGTCGCTGTGTTTATCAAACACCCAGCACGTTAA
- a CDS encoding cysteine hydrolase family protein, whose amino-acid sequence MKNTALLLIDFQNDYFPSYEGAKWALSETEKAAEKGAQLLSTFRDKQLPVVHVRHEFPTNDAPFFLPESDGAQIHSSVTPLESESVIVKHQINSFRDTELNKVLKDQSIEKLIIVGAMSHMCIDAVTRAATDLGYECHVAHDACTTLDMEFNGVKVPAAHVHAAFMAALSFGYCNVATASELESQL is encoded by the coding sequence ATGAAGAACACAGCCCTACTACTTATCGACTTTCAAAATGACTACTTCCCTTCATACGAGGGTGCAAAATGGGCGCTGTCTGAAACAGAAAAAGCAGCCGAAAAAGGTGCACAGTTATTATCCACTTTCAGAGACAAGCAACTTCCCGTGGTTCATGTACGTCATGAGTTTCCGACAAATGATGCTCCGTTCTTCTTGCCAGAATCAGACGGAGCTCAGATCCACAGCAGCGTGACTCCTCTAGAAAGTGAGTCAGTCATCGTAAAGCATCAAATCAATAGCTTTAGAGATACTGAACTGAACAAGGTGCTAAAGGATCAAAGCATTGAGAAACTGATCATCGTTGGCGCAATGAGCCACATGTGTATTGATGCTGTGACTCGTGCAGCAACCGATTTAGGTTATGAATGCCACGTAGCGCATGATGCTTGCACAACCTTAGATATGGAGTTCAATGGCGTTAAGGTTCCAGCAGCACATGTCCATGCCGCATTCATGGCTGCATTGAGCTTTGGTTACTGCAATGTCGCAACAGCCAGTGAACTTGAAAGCCAACTTTAG